A region of the Exiguobacterium aurantiacum DSM 6208 genome:
CGAGGCCGATCCGGGCGTTAAAGGCGATACGGCTTCGAACGTGAAGAAGAACGCGACGGTCGAAACGGGCCACATCATCCAAGTGCCGCTCTTCATCGAGCCGGGTGAAAAAGTCACGGTCGACACACGGACTGGTGAGTTCACGGGCCGTTATAACGGGTAATATCAAGAGTGTCCATTCTTCGGAATGGGCACTCTTTTTTGTCGTTGCATTCACTGGTCTGACCAGTTATAGTAGAGTAGAGTTTAGTACCAGGTATAAACAGGGGGTATATTCATGCAAATCGATCATATTAAAGAGCTGATGGAATTGCTCGACCAGACATCAATCCACGAGATGGAGCTTGAGACGTCTGAGTTCAAGTTATCATTGAAAAAAGAAGCGGCCCCGCAAATCGTCACACAAGCCGCGCAAGCAGTCCCGGTCACTCCGGTTGCCGCACCTGTCGTAACAAACGATGTGGAAGAAGTGGCTGAACCCGTTGCCGCACCAGCATATAAAACAATCACGTCACCGATGGTCGGGACGTTTTACTCACGTCCCGCGCCTGACAAAGAAGCGTTCGTCAAAGTCGGGGATCGGGTCGAGGCCGGTCAAGTCGTCTGTATATTAGAGGCGATGAAACTGTTCAACGACGTCGAAACGGAAATCGGCGGCGAAATCGTCGAAATGCTCGTGGCCGATGGTGACTTGGTCGAATATGGGCAAGCGCTCTTCAGCGTGAAGTGAGGTCGGCATGAAACTATTAATAGCAAACCGCGGGGAAATCGCGGTGCGGATCATCCGTGCGGCCAAAGAACTGAACATCCCGACCGTCGCCGTCTTCTCTGAGGCTGACCGGGAGGCACTCCATGTCAAGCTAGCCGATGAGGCGTACTGCATCGGGCCGAACCCGTCCAAAGACTCTTATTTGAACATCCCGAATATCTTGTCGGTCGCGTGCGCGGTCGATGCGACGATGATTCATCCGGGATATGGTTTTTTGGCCGAAAACGCCGAGTTCGCCGAGATGAGTGAGGCGTGCGGCATCCAGTTCGTCGGACCGAGCAGTTATGCGATTCGAAAAATGGGCATTAAAGATGAGGCGAAGCGGACGATGATCGAGTCAGGTGTACCGGTCGTCCCGGGATCGAGCGGCGTCGTCACAGATGGCGAGGCGATCGAGCTCGCCCGTGAGATCGGCTACCCGGTCATCATCAAAGCGACGGCCGGTGGTGGCGGACGCGGCATCCGTGTCGCTTTCGATGAGGAAGAGCTCATCAAAGGACTCAGTGCCACGCGTAAAGAGGCGAAGCAGGCGTTCGGGAACGGGGACGTCTATTTAGAGAAATATATCGAGTCGTTCCGACACGTCGAAGTGCAAGTGCTCGCTGACCAATACGGCAACGTCATCCATCTCGGGGAACGCGACTGTACGATCCAGCGTCGGATGCAGAAACTCGTCGAAGAAGCGCCGTCACCGGCGATCGATGAGACGACTCGCCGGGCGATAGGGGATGCGGCCGTGAAAGCGGCGAAAGCGATCCAATACTCCGGCGCCGGGACGATTGAGTTCATCTACGTCCCTGAAGTGAATGAATTTTATTTCATGGAGATGAACACGCGCATCCAAGTCGAACATCCGGTCACCGAGATGATCACCGGATTCGACCTTGTCCAAGCCCAGCTTGAGGTCGCGCTCGGTCACCCGCTCGCCATCTCGCAAGAGGATATCGTTTTCTCGGGCCACTCGATCGAATGTCGCATCAATGCCGAAGACCCGTTCGCGGACTTCCGTCCGATGGCGGGAAAAATCGACCAGTACATCGTTCCTGGCGGGATGGGCGTGCGCGTCGACAGCGGGCTCTATGCCGGCGCAGTCATCCCGCCGTTCTATGATTCGATGGTCGCGAAGCTGATCGTCCACGCCCCGACGCGGGAAGAGGCGATCGCGAAAATGCTCCGCGCCCTCGACGAATTCACGGTATCGGGCATCCATACGACGATCCCGTTCCATCAACAAGTGATGACACACGAGCGCTTCCGGACAGGCACGTTCGACACGAAATTTGTCGAAAAAGAAATGACGCTCTCCAAATGACGACGACCAGGAAGCCCGAACATTATTTCGGGTTTCCTGGTTTTTTGTACTGAATTTATGAGTGCTTTGTGCTAAACTATCTCAATGAAAGCAAGCAAAAGGAGAGTATCTGAATGAAACGTCATGAAGCACGCGAAAAAGCGATTCAAACGCTTTTTCAAATCGAAGTATCAAACCTTGAGGTAGAGGACGCGATCGAGTTCGCGCTCGACGGGACAGAGTCTGACCCGTTCTATGAACAACTCGTCACGGAGACGCTCGAGCATAAAGAAGAGATCGACGCATTGCTCGTCGAGAACTTGAAGAACTGGCGCCTCGATCGACTCGGCAACGTCGAACGGACGATCCTCCGTATGGCGACGTATGAGTTGCTATACGTCGAAACGATTCCGGAGAGCGTCACGATCAACGAAGCGGTCGAACTTGCGAAGTCATTCGCTGACGAAGAAGCGGCGAAGCTCGTCAATGGCGTGCTCGGCAACATTATTAAAGCGTAAACAAACAGAGAGAAGACACCACACCAACTACAGAGAAACCTAACATAACGGGGGATGAGAGAGATGGCAGTAGTGATCGACGGGAAACAAATCGCAACATCGTATCGGGAGACGTTGAAAGAGCGGGTAGCAGCACTTCGGAACAAAGGAATTGTCCCGAAACTGAAAGTCGTGTTAATCGGGGACGACCCGGCCAGCCATAGTTATGTCCGTGGCAAAGAACGGGCGGCGACTGAAATTGGTATCGATTCTCAAGTGCTTCGATTCGACGAGACGATCTCGGAGCAGGAAATCCTCACCTTGATCGATTCGATGAATGAAGACGACGACTTGCACGGGATTCTCGTGCAGCTGCCACTACCGAAACATATCGATGAGAACCGCGTGATCATGCGCATCTCTCCTGAGAAAGACGTCGACGGGTTCCACCCCGAGAACGTCGGGAAAATGATGCTCGGCCTCGAGACGTTACTCCCTTGCACACCGCACGGCATCCTTCACTTGGCGAAACTGCAGACGGACCTCGTCGGGAAACACGTCGTCGTCGTCGGCCGGAGCCAAATCGTCGGCAAACCGGTCGGGATGCTGTTTTTGAACGAGTCTGCGACCGTCACGTATTGCCACTCGAAGACGGTCGACCTCGGGGCGATGACACGCCAAGCCGATATTTTGATCGTCGCCGTCGGTCGGGCCGGTCTCGTGACGAAAGACATGGTCAAACCGGGCGCCATCGTCATCGATGTTGGGGTCAATCGCGTCGACAACCGTCTCGTCGGAGATGTGGATTATGAACAAGTTAAAGACGTAGCGGGTGCCATCACGCCGGTCCCTGGCGGTGTCGGTCCGATGACGATCACGATGCTCATGCACAATACGGTCGAGGTCGCGTCGCGTGGCTAATCCGCTACCGGTATCTGAAGTCGTCCGTTATGTGAAACGTCAACTCGACGGCGATCCGGTATTGCAACAAGTCGCTGTCATCGGCGAAATTTCGAACTTCAAACGCTACGCTTCCGGGCACTGTTATTTCACGCTCAAGGATGAGTCGTCACGCATGAAGGCGATCATGTTCGCCCGAGATGCGAGAACGTTGACGTTCGACCCGACCGACGGGATGAGCGTCATCGTCGTCGCCCGGGTGACGATGTATGAGTCGACCGGGGACGTACAGCTGTACGTCGAGTTGATGCGTCAAGAAGGCGTCGGTCTCTTGTATGAACGCTATGAGGCCCGCAAACGTGAACTCGAGGCGAAAGGATGGTTCAGTAAGGAGCGGAAACGACCGCTTCCGGCTTTTCCTGAGCGAATCGGGATCGTCACCTCGCCAAAAGGGGCGGCCCTCCATGATATCGCGACGACGCTCAGACGACGTGCCCCGCATGTCGCGATCACGTTTGCCCCGGTCGCCGTTCAGGGAGACGCCTCGGCCATGCAAGTGGCGAACGCGATCCGGTGGATGAATGAGCGGACGGACTGTGACGTGTTGATCGTTGGCCGCGGGGGCGGCTCGATTGAAGAGCTATGGGCGTTCAATGAGGATGAGGTCGTTGAAGCGATATATGATTCGACGATTCCCGTCATCTCAGCCGTCGGGCATGAGACCGACTTCACGCTGTCAGACTTTGTCGCCGACGTCAGGGCGGCGACCCCGACAGCGGCAGCGGAGCTCGCGACGGCAACGATCGAGGCGCAACGAAAAGATGTGGAGCGATTGAGCACGGCGCTCACGCGTGTCGTGACGATGCAAATGACATCGCTAAAGGAACGGGTCGAACGGATGAAAAACAGCTACGGCTTGAAATCGCCTCGCTACACGATCATGCAAAAACGCGAGCGGTTCGCCCAAGCCGAGATTCGGCTCGAACAAGGTGTCGTCAAACAAGTGACGAGCGTCAGGCATCGCCTTAGCTCCTCGACAAATCGTCTTGACGTCAAGAACTTGCTGCGAGTGTTCCGAATGCATGAGGACCGATTCCGACAGTATGAAGGCCGGTTCGACCGCATCAAGCCGCTTGAGAGACCGACCGACCAGTTCGCCCGCATCGCGGGTCGACTGCAAGCTGTCAGTCCGCTCGCCGTCCTCGCAAGAGGGTATACGTTCATCGAGCAAGACGGCACGTATGTGAAAGATGTCAAACAACTACATGACGGCTTGGTGACGATCCGGTTTCGAGATGGTCACGCCGTCGCGGAAGTGAAGGAGAGACATGATGGCGAAGAAACAAGAACAACAGACGTTTGAGGCGGCACTCGCCCGTCTCGAAGAGATCGTCGCCCAACTCGAGGCGGGAGATGTCGCGCTCGAAGAGGCGATGACGCTTTATGAGGAAGGGGTCCGATTGTCGGCTCTATGCCAAGCGAAGCTCGCTGCGGCCGAGAAAAAGATGGATGAGATTCTTGAACTTGATGGGACGCTTCGAGATAAAGGAGGCGCGTCATGACACGACAAGCCTCCCTCACGCATTGGAAGCAAGAAGTCGAACGAGCGCTCGCTGCGTTCAACGAGCGTTCGGCGATGCCTGAGCGTCTCCATGACGCGATGACATATTCACTCGAGGCGGGTGGAAAACGGATTCGCCCGGCGCTCGTCTACGCCGTGCTCGAGACGTACGGCCGACCGCTCGCGCTCGGTCACGAAGTGGCGGCATCACTCGAGATGGTCCATACATATTCACTCATTCATGACGATTTGCCGGCGATGGATGACGACGACGTCCGGCGCGGACGTCCGACGAACCATCGCCAGTTTGATGAGGCGACGGCGATTCTCGCTGGTGACGCCTTATTGACCGATGCGTTCGCAATCCTCGCTCGGACCAACGCTTCTCCGGACAAGGTCGTCGCTTTGATCGCCTCGTTCAGTCGGGCGGCCGGGAGCCGTGGCATGGTAGGCGGTCAGCTTGACGACATGCTCGCCGAAAAACAGAGCGGGGTCCTGCTCGAGACGCTCCAATCGATTCACGAGCGAAAGACGGGTGCCCTTCTCGTCTATGCACTCGAGGCAGGTGCCATCCTCGCCGATACGTCCCGGTCGGACCGGGAAGCGCTCCAAGCGTTCGGACGTCACCTCGGTATCGCGTTCCAAATTCAAGACGATATTTTAGACGTCGAAGGGGATGAGGCGCTCATCGGCAAGCGGGTCGGCTCAGACGAACAAAATGACAAGACGACATATCCGAAGCTTCTCGGTTTGGACGGGGCCAAAGCGGCGCTCGAACGTGAAGTGACGATGGCGGAGGCTGAACTTGCCTCTTTGTCAGTCGAGGCACCGTTATTACGGGCGCTCCTCGCCTTCGTCGTCGGACGCGATCACTGACAGTGGTGACACGATAACACATCGTGTCACCTTTGTTTTTGTGAATGTATGGCATCCTTGGACACATTCTTGTAAAATGTAAGGTACGAATCAGTAATAAGATAGGAGAAAGGATGGTCATCATGGACTTGACATCCATTCAAGACCCGTCATTCCTGAAACGAATGTCGGTAACGGAGATGGAGGCGCTCAGCGCCTCCATCCGCCGGTTCTTGATTGAAAAATTGGCAGAAACGGGAGGGCATTTGGCGCCGAACCTCGGTGTCGTCGAGTTGACGCTCGCCCTGCACCGTGTATTCGACAGTCCGAACGACCAGCTCGTATGGGACGTAGGGCACCAAGCGTACGTCCACAAAATTTTGACAGGGCGGACGAAGCAGTTCGACACGCTCCGTCAATACAACGGTTTATGCGGCTTTCCGAAGCGTTGTGAGAGCGACCATGACGTCTGGGAGACAGGGCACAGCTCGACATCGCTCTCGGCGGCGATGGGAATTGCCATCGCCAACGAACTGAAAGGGTCAGAAGACCGTGCCATCGCCATCATCGGGGACGGGGCCCTCACCGGCGGGATGGCGCTTGAGGCGCTCAACCATATCGGTGCCGAGAAACAAAACGTGATCGTTATCTTGAACGACAACGAGATGTCGATCGCCCCGAACGTCGGCGCGATGCACAATATGCTCGGCCGGATGCGCGCGTCCCGCAAGCTGAAACATGCCCGCGAGGAAATCGAGTCGCTCATCAAGCACATCCCGATTGTCGGAGGACCGCTCGAACGAAGCGGGGAGCGCGTCAAAGACATGCTCAAATCGGCGCTCATCCCAGGAACGTTTTTTGAAGAACTCGGTTTCACGTACTTTGGACCGACGGACGGCCACGATTTGAAAGACCTTCTCGAGACGCTCGAGTATGCGAAGAAAATCGACGGACCGGTACTCGTCCACGTCATCACGAAAAAAGGCAAAGGATACCGTCCGGCCGAACTTGATGGTGTCGGTACGTGGCACGGCCTAGGGCCTTACAAGATCGAATCAGGGGAAGTCATCAAAGGCAAAGTGAAAGGTCCGAGCTATTCGAAAGTCGTCGCTGAGACGATCACGAAAGTGGCTGAGTCGGACGAGCGTGTGACACTTATCACGCCAGCGATGAGTGTCGGCTCGAAACTCGACTGCTTCAACGCCAAGTTCCCAGAACGCATGTTTGACGTCGGCATCGCCGAACAGCACGCGGTGACACTTGCTGGCGGTCAGGCGACGCAAGGGCTGAAGCCGGTCGTATCGATTTATTCGACGTTCTTCCAACGCGCCTACGACCAACTCGTCCACGACATTTGCCGTCAAAACTTGAACGTCGTCTTCACGATTGACCGGTCCGGACTCGTCGGTGCGGACGGAGAGACGCACCAAGGCGTGTTCGATATCGCCTTCATGCGCCACGTGCCGAACATCCGGATCTTGATGGCGAAAGATGAAGCCGAACTGCAAGGTCTCGTCTATTCGGCGCTCCGTTACGACGAAGGCCCGATCGCGATCCGCTTCCCAAGAGGAGAAGGAATCGGTGTCCCTATGAGCGACACGCTTCAAGAACTCCCGTTAGACGTATGGGAAGTCGAGGCAGAAGGGACGGACGTCGCCATTTTGACGTTCGGTCCTCAAGTGCAAGACGCGCTTGAAGTTCGGTCGCTGTTAGAAGGACAATTGAGTGTCCGTGTCATCAACTGTCGGACGATCAAACCGCTCGACGACGTCATGCTCACTTCGCTCTACGAAGAAGGCATCCCGCTCGTGACACTCGAAGAGGCGGTGCTCGCCGGTGGATTCGGCAGCAGCGTCCTCGAACACGCCAGCGATGCGAGACAGTTCCCGCGTGTACTGCGACTCGGCATCCCGGATCGTTACATCGAGCACGGCGGCGTCAACCAACTGCTTGAAGAGATTGGGCTCAGACCGTCACAAATCGCCGAATCGGTACAACAATTCGTCCAAGTGACAAATCGACAGAATGTGTGAGGAACTATGGAAAAACGAAAGAAAACTAGATTAGACGTATTGCTCGTCGACCGCGGATTAGCGGAAACGAGAGAAAAAGCGAAACGGGCCGTCATGGCCGGTCTCGTCTTTAGTGGGACGGAACGGCTCGATAAGGCGGGCGATAAAGTGTTCGATGACATCCCGCTCGAAGTGAAAGGTCAAGTCATCCCTTACGTCGGTCGGGGCGGGCTCAAGCTTGAAAAAGCGCTCGCCGTGTTCCCGCTCGATGTGAACGAGAAAGTCGGGATCGACATCGGATCCTCGACCGGCGGCTTCACCGACTGTGCCCTTCAAAATGGCGCGCGCCAGATGTATGCGGTCGATGTCGGCTATAATCAACTCGCTTGGAAACTCCGTAGCGACGAACGCGTCGTCGTCATGGAACGGATGAATTTCCGTCATGCGACGCCAGACCAATTCGAGGTCGCGCCCGATTTCGCGACGATTGACGTCTCGTTCATCTCGCTGCGGTTGATGATTCCGCCGCTCAAGCATATCTTGAAACCTGACGGCGTCGTCATGGCCCTCGTCAAGCCACAGTTCGAGGCCGGTAAAGCCGACGTCGGTAAAAAAGGCATCGTCCGCGACCGGACCGTCCACGAACGGGTCGCCGCTGACATGGTCCGTTATTTTGCTTCCGAAGGGTTCCACGTCGAAGGGCTCGACTTCTCGCCAATCACCGGAGGCGACGGAAACATCGAATTTCTGTTGTTCGCCCGTTTCACCGGTGTCGGTGGGGTCGACCCGGCGCTCGACGTGTCCGCGGTCATCGACGCCGCTCATACCCAATTGAAGAAGAACGCATGACCTGCAGACGAATTCGTCTGCAGGCTTTTTTTATAAGCGAACGAAGCGGGGGACGAGTGATTTCATCTTTCGAAAGCTAGACCTTTTTTCGACAATACTTTAGAATGAACATGAGTATGTGAAACGGAAAAAGAGGTGTCAGCCAGGATGAACAAAGGACAGCGCTTGATTAAAATTCGTGAGATCGTCACAAATCGTGAAGTCGAGACGCAAGACGAACTCGTGGACGAGTTGCATCGCGCCGGGTATCCGGTGACGCAGGCGACCGTGTCGCGAGACATTAAAGAATTGCATCTCGTGAAAGTGCCGCTCAACGATGGACGCTATAAGTATAGTCTCCCCGCCGACCAACGCTTCAATCCATACGGAAAGATGAAACGGATTTTAGGGGACAGCTTCGTCTCGGTCGATTCGGCCCAAAACTTGGTCGTCATGAAAGTGTTGCCTGGCAATGCCGATGCGATCGGCGTCTTGATCGACCATTTGTCGTGGGACGAATTGATCGGCACGGTATGCGGTGACGATACGATCTTGATGATCGCCCGCGATGAGCGGCAAGCGAAGCAAATCATCGAACGACTACTCGGAATGTTATGAGGTGAATGAACGTATGCTAGCAGAACTGTCGATCAAACAATTTGCAATCATCGATGAGTTGAACATCGCGTTCAATCGAGGGATGACGGTGCTTACCGGGGAAACGGGCGCAGGAAAGTCGATCTTGCTCGACGCGATCGGTTTGCTCGTCGGTGGACGAGGCTCGAGTGAGTTCGTCCGGTACGGTCAAGACAAGGCGGAGATCGAAGGACTGTTCATCGTCGAAGCCGGACATCCGATCATTGAAGCGGCTCAACAGTACGGCATCGACATCGAGGATGGGACGGTCATCTTGCGCCGAGATTTACATAGCAGCGGGAAGAGTGTCTGTCGCGTCAACGGGAAGATGATGCCACTCTCGACGTTACGAGAGCTAGGTCGTCTCCTCGTCGACATCCACGGACAACATGAGCATCAACATTTGATGGACGCCGAATATCACCTCGGTATTTTGGACAACTTTGCCGAGGGGGAAGTGACCCCGCTGCTTGAACAGTATCGGGAAGCTTACGCCGCCTACAACGCCGTCGCGACCGAATTGAAACGGCTCAGTCAAAGCGAGCAAGAGCTGGCGCAACGGATGGACCTGTTGTCGTTCCAAACGAATGAGATTGAGGCGGCAGAACTAAAAATCGGCGAAGAGCAAGCGCTCACAGAAGAACGAGATGAACTCGCAAACTTCGAACGGATCCACCAACACGTCCGACTCTCTTATGAGGCTGTCGCGGACGAGTCGAGAGGCCTCGATCAAATCGGCATGGCGATGCGTGAGATGGAAGAAGCGTCGACGTTATCATCTTCGCTCCAACCGATGGCCGAGACGATTTCAAACGCCTATTTCATGCTCGAAGATGCGAAGTTCCAGCTTCGGGACCAGCTCGATTCACTCGAGTTTGATCCGATTCGACTGGATGAAATCGAGACGCGTCTCGCCTTGTTCCAACAGTTGAAACGGAAATACGGGGCGACGATCGACGAGGTCATCACCTACGGGGAAAAAGTAGCGGACGAGTTAAAATCGATGACGAATCGGGAAGAACATCTTCAAGAACTAACCGACCGGCTCGCCGAGCTCGAGACGAGCGTGCGCGAGAACGGACTTGCCCTGTCAGCAGCTAGGAAACGAGCCGCCACTGACTTAGAGCAGGCGATTCATCGTGAGCTACAAGAGCTGTACATGGAAAAGACACGGTTCGAAGTCCGTTTCAAAGAGAGCGGCTACAGGGCGGACGGGCTAGACCAAGTCGAGTTTTATATGATGACGAACGTCGGAGAGCCGTTTAAACCACTGGCGAAAGTCGCCTCGGGCGGAGAATTGTCACGCGTCATGCTCGCCTTGAAATCGATTTTCTCACGGACGGTCGGGGTCGCCTCGATTATCTTTGATGAAGTCGATACGGGTGTGTCAGGCCGCGTCGCCCAAGCGATGGGTGAGAAAATTTTCCGTCTTTCGGTCGGCTCCCAAGTGCTCTGCATCACCCATTTGGCACAAGTGGCCGCGATGGCCGATCAGCACTTGTACATCACGAAGTCAGAGACCGACGAGCGCACGAAGACGAACGTGAGCGCTCTCGACCGGTCTGAGCGCATCGACGAACTCGGACGGATGATTGCCGGGGCGCAAATGACGGAGTTGACGAAACAGCATGTGGAGGAACTGCTCGACATGTCCCTCCAACTAAAACGGAAGTTCATCGAAGGGGTGTCTTAATTGATTACATTATGCATCGCGGACGACAATCGAGAAATCGTCGATTTGTTGACCCGCCAACTAGAGACCGAGACTGATTTGAAGGTCGTCGGGACCGCCTTTGACGGCGAGGCGTGCCTAGACGTCGTCAAGACACACCAACCAGACGTGTTGTTGCTAGACATCATCATGCCTCATCTCGACGGGATTGGGGTGCTCGAACGGCTTCAGGACGAGATGGACAAAGGGAAGCCTGAAGTCATCATGCTCAGCGCGTTCGGGAAAGACGAGGTCACGAAGCAAGCCGTCCAACTCGGCGCTTCTTACTTCCTCGTCAAACCGTTCAACATCCAGCAATTGATCGCCAAGATCCGTGAGCTCGCTGCCGGATCGAACCGTGAGTTCGAGGCGATGTCGCCGGAAGAACTCGATATTTCGCTCTTATTGCAACAGCTCGGCATCTCGCCGCGCATCAAAGGGTTCAAGTATATCCGTCAAGCGGTCATCTATGTCCGGGAACGCCAAGAGTTGCTCGGTCTGATCACGAAAGAGCTTTACCCGATGATCGCCAAAGAACACGAGACGACGTCGTCTCGGGTCGAGCGGGCGATGCGCCACGCCATCAAGACGGCGTGGGAGAACGGCATGCGTGACCACGAGATGTTCAACGGACGACCGGAACGTGAGCGCAGCCCGAAAAACTCAGAATTCATTTCCTATTTCGTCACCTACCAATCGTTTAAGCATCAGTAATGAGGGAATCAGGGGAAACCCTGATTTTCTTTTACAATGTGAAAGAAAGCGCTTGCAATCCACCGGGTTCTTGTTATAATAAAGGTGTACCAAGTTACTTGGACGAGCGTCAGATGAGCGCTTTCCAGTCTGTTCCGGAACAGGTTGGAGCAAGAAATCATCTCGGTTCGCTATCCGTCAATGGCTCAGAGGTGGGAACGACATCTCAAATCGTCACATCGTCCCGACGAGAGGTCGCGACGTTCGCTCATTCGCGAGACGGTTCTGGTCACGGTTCGAAGCTAGGGACCGCGCCAGGGAAAACGAATCGTTCAGTTGACCAAAAGGAGTGTTGTCAACCGTTGAACAGTTTATGGAAAGCGTTCGACTTCACGATGGATGGTTTGACATGACCCGATGAATTTACGTTAGTAACTCGAATGGGTACGTTTCCGTTCACGCAAGACGGCAGTTACTAGTTTCTTTCAAACTTCTTCATTAAGAAGACCATTGGTCATCATGTCACGAGTAGTATAGCAAGTAGGAGAGGAGATCATCCGTAGTGATCACAATTCAATATGAATAAAAAGGTTCCGCACTTGAAATGAAGTCAAGTTAGGGAACCTTTTTTTGTGTGCACCGAGTTATTTATTAAAAATAAGCGAGCGGGCACGTTCCTACGTCATAGTGTAGGAAGAGATCAAGACTCTATTCGGGGAACTTTGCCTGTTTTTTTGTCTCGGTTGAAGATGTAGCCTGCGACGAAACCGATTCCGCCCATGGCGATCAACAATCCGAACGTCCCTTGGAGCATCGAAGCGGCAGCGACCGACTCGATCCACGAGAACGGGCCGCTCGTCTTCAAGAAGAAACTGTCACGTAACAGTTTAATGCCGTACACACCAAGCAGTCCGGGGACGATTAGGATCAGAAGCGCGATGACACGCATAAAATCTCCTCCTTTTCCACTCATTATTTTACCAGAAAACGAGAAATCCGACACGGTCTTTTTCGGATGGTTGCGAAAGCCGGCTCGTTTCAGTAGCATGAATGCAGATAAAGAAATGGGGGAATGTTAAATGAATAAACGTCTGCTCATTGTCGGCGCGGGAAGAGGCGGCAC
Encoded here:
- the accB gene encoding acetyl-CoA carboxylase biotin carboxyl carrier protein, giving the protein MQIDHIKELMELLDQTSIHEMELETSEFKLSLKKEAAPQIVTQAAQAVPVTPVAAPVVTNDVEEVAEPVAAPAYKTITSPMVGTFYSRPAPDKEAFVKVGDRVEAGQVVCILEAMKLFNDVETEIGGEIVEMLVADGDLVEYGQALFSVK
- the accC gene encoding acetyl-CoA carboxylase biotin carboxylase subunit produces the protein MKLLIANRGEIAVRIIRAAKELNIPTVAVFSEADREALHVKLADEAYCIGPNPSKDSYLNIPNILSVACAVDATMIHPGYGFLAENAEFAEMSEACGIQFVGPSSYAIRKMGIKDEAKRTMIESGVPVVPGSSGVVTDGEAIELAREIGYPVIIKATAGGGGRGIRVAFDEEELIKGLSATRKEAKQAFGNGDVYLEKYIESFRHVEVQVLADQYGNVIHLGERDCTIQRRMQKLVEEAPSPAIDETTRRAIGDAAVKAAKAIQYSGAGTIEFIYVPEVNEFYFMEMNTRIQVEHPVTEMITGFDLVQAQLEVALGHPLAISQEDIVFSGHSIECRINAEDPFADFRPMAGKIDQYIVPGGMGVRVDSGLYAGAVIPPFYDSMVAKLIVHAPTREEAIAKMLRALDEFTVSGIHTTIPFHQQVMTHERFRTGTFDTKFVEKEMTLSK
- the nusB gene encoding transcription antitermination factor NusB, translated to MKRHEAREKAIQTLFQIEVSNLEVEDAIEFALDGTESDPFYEQLVTETLEHKEEIDALLVENLKNWRLDRLGNVERTILRMATYELLYVETIPESVTINEAVELAKSFADEEAAKLVNGVLGNIIKA
- a CDS encoding bifunctional 5,10-methylenetetrahydrofolate dehydrogenase/5,10-methenyltetrahydrofolate cyclohydrolase, with the protein product MAVVIDGKQIATSYRETLKERVAALRNKGIVPKLKVVLIGDDPASHSYVRGKERAATEIGIDSQVLRFDETISEQEILTLIDSMNEDDDLHGILVQLPLPKHIDENRVIMRISPEKDVDGFHPENVGKMMLGLETLLPCTPHGILHLAKLQTDLVGKHVVVVGRSQIVGKPVGMLFLNESATVTYCHSKTVDLGAMTRQADILIVAVGRAGLVTKDMVKPGAIVIDVGVNRVDNRLVGDVDYEQVKDVAGAITPVPGGVGPMTITMLMHNTVEVASRG
- the xseA gene encoding exodeoxyribonuclease VII large subunit, with the protein product MANPLPVSEVVRYVKRQLDGDPVLQQVAVIGEISNFKRYASGHCYFTLKDESSRMKAIMFARDARTLTFDPTDGMSVIVVARVTMYESTGDVQLYVELMRQEGVGLLYERYEARKRELEAKGWFSKERKRPLPAFPERIGIVTSPKGAALHDIATTLRRRAPHVAITFAPVAVQGDASAMQVANAIRWMNERTDCDVLIVGRGGGSIEELWAFNEDEVVEAIYDSTIPVISAVGHETDFTLSDFVADVRAATPTAAAELATATIEAQRKDVERLSTALTRVVTMQMTSLKERVERMKNSYGLKSPRYTIMQKRERFAQAEIRLEQGVVKQVTSVRHRLSSSTNRLDVKNLLRVFRMHEDRFRQYEGRFDRIKPLERPTDQFARIAGRLQAVSPLAVLARGYTFIEQDGTYVKDVKQLHDGLVTIRFRDGHAVAEVKERHDGEETRTTDV
- the xseB gene encoding exodeoxyribonuclease VII small subunit, whose product is MMAKKQEQQTFEAALARLEEIVAQLEAGDVALEEAMTLYEEGVRLSALCQAKLAAAEKKMDEILELDGTLRDKGGAS
- a CDS encoding polyprenyl synthetase family protein — encoded protein: MTRQASLTHWKQEVERALAAFNERSAMPERLHDAMTYSLEAGGKRIRPALVYAVLETYGRPLALGHEVAASLEMVHTYSLIHDDLPAMDDDDVRRGRPTNHRQFDEATAILAGDALLTDAFAILARTNASPDKVVALIASFSRAAGSRGMVGGQLDDMLAEKQSGVLLETLQSIHERKTGALLVYALEAGAILADTSRSDREALQAFGRHLGIAFQIQDDILDVEGDEALIGKRVGSDEQNDKTTYPKLLGLDGAKAALEREVTMAEAELASLSVEAPLLRALLAFVVGRDH
- the dxs gene encoding 1-deoxy-D-xylulose-5-phosphate synthase, producing the protein MDLTSIQDPSFLKRMSVTEMEALSASIRRFLIEKLAETGGHLAPNLGVVELTLALHRVFDSPNDQLVWDVGHQAYVHKILTGRTKQFDTLRQYNGLCGFPKRCESDHDVWETGHSSTSLSAAMGIAIANELKGSEDRAIAIIGDGALTGGMALEALNHIGAEKQNVIVILNDNEMSIAPNVGAMHNMLGRMRASRKLKHAREEIESLIKHIPIVGGPLERSGERVKDMLKSALIPGTFFEELGFTYFGPTDGHDLKDLLETLEYAKKIDGPVLVHVITKKGKGYRPAELDGVGTWHGLGPYKIESGEVIKGKVKGPSYSKVVAETITKVAESDERVTLITPAMSVGSKLDCFNAKFPERMFDVGIAEQHAVTLAGGQATQGLKPVVSIYSTFFQRAYDQLVHDICRQNLNVVFTIDRSGLVGADGETHQGVFDIAFMRHVPNIRILMAKDEAELQGLVYSALRYDEGPIAIRFPRGEGIGVPMSDTLQELPLDVWEVEAEGTDVAILTFGPQVQDALEVRSLLEGQLSVRVINCRTIKPLDDVMLTSLYEEGIPLVTLEEAVLAGGFGSSVLEHASDARQFPRVLRLGIPDRYIEHGGVNQLLEEIGLRPSQIAESVQQFVQVTNRQNV